A single Triticum dicoccoides isolate Atlit2015 ecotype Zavitan chromosome 2A, WEW_v2.0, whole genome shotgun sequence DNA region contains:
- the LOC119356869 gene encoding uncharacterized protein LOC119356869, translated as MASFYAAIGFILPFLLTIALPQSTGSPPAAPSTTGSLSIEDACKQTTKLYDLCMATLSPDRSSLTADAVGLTRAAILAVQKNASETATYLTNIDEDDNFNKTAQLQQCLEGCGERYEAAVEQLADATIALDMGAYDESQVLVSAGQAEVKLCQKGCQDSPEHRSILMARNTEVDQLCNITLAIAKLIPR; from the exons ATGGCATCCTTCTACGCAGCCATAGGTTTCATCCTCCCCTTTCTCCTCACCATCGCATTGCCCCAATCTACTGGTTCCCCTCCTGCGGCGCCGTCGACCACCGGGTCATTATCCATCGAGGACGCCTGCAAGCAGACCACCAAGCTCTACGACCTCTGCATGGCGACGCTCTCCCCGGACCGGTCCTCCTTGACGGCTGATGCTGTGGGCCTGACCAGGGCGGCCATCCTGGCTGTCCAGAAGAACGCGTCCGAGACAGCCACATACCTCACGAACATCGATGAAGATGACAACTTCAATAAAACGGCGCAGCTGCAACAATGCCTCGAGGGCTGTGGGGAGCG GTATGAGGCGGCCGTGGAGCAGCTGGCAGACGCGACAATCGCGCTGGACATGGGGGCATACGACGAGTCGCAGGTGCTGGTATCTGCAGGCCAGGCGGAGGTGAAGCTGTGCCAGAAGGGGTGCCAGGACTCACCAGAACACCGGAGCATCCTCATGGCGCGCAACACCGAGGTCGACCAGCTCTGCAATATCACTCTCGCTATCGCCAAGCTTATCCCCCGGTGA
- the LOC119356871 gene encoding autophagy-related protein 101-like isoform X2, with protein MNCETCHLNELELEPLEIKDVLRCILHTIFFHRTLTLVRPKDVDCDLFEITYVQCGLAELEKEVDEKINQFIAWAEKHPNRKSQVCLSFFDEKNKHPGWFSSKTERVFWEQWFINLHVTSPKGQGKSRGSKAPANTKGQALEETSSRRDALSLLIQEVLFQIINYANEKKDHIPPISDRIFNHEILVPSSSDSVFGWNADVLRRALSSGHSYSLN; from the exons ATGAACTGCGAGACGTGCCACCTCAACGAACTG GAGCTGGAGCCGCTGGAGATCAAAGACGTGCTGCGAT GCATCTTGCACACTATATTCTTTCATCGAACCCTCACTCTTGTCCGGCCCAAGGATGTTGACTGCGACCTCTTTGAGATCACATAT GTTCAATGTGGACTTGCAGAACTAGAAAAGGAGGTTGATGAAAAGATCAACCAGTTCATTGCTTGGGCAGAAAAGCATCCAAATCGGAAAAGCCAG GTGTGCCTCTCTTTCTTCGATGAGAAGAACAAGCACCCAGGCTGGTTCAGCAGCAAGACTGAGAGGGTTTTCTGGGAACAATGGTTCATCAATTTGCATGTCACAAGCCCTAAAGGGCAAGGCAAATCACGTGGCTCCAAAGCACCGGCAAATACTAAAG GACAAGCATTGGAAGAGACCAGCTCAAGACGTGATGCGCTAAGCTTGCTGATCCAAGAAGTCCTGTTCCAGATCATTAACTACGCCAATGAGAAAAAAGACCATATTCCTCCAATCTCCGACAGAATATTCAATCATGAGATTTTGGTCCCCAG CTCTTCTGATTCCGTATTCGGGTGGAACGCCGACGTTCTTCGGAGGGCATTGAGTAGTGGACATTCGTACTCACTGAACTGA
- the LOC119356870 gene encoding putative bifunctional dihydrofolate reductase-thymidylate synthase isoform X1 yields the protein MLSSKLLSARAGISTLYTTATPFLSTRTTTISHWTRHKSLEAINKLKSSCFHQSRMMAGVTNGNSHSDIQRKYQVVVAATREMGIGKDGALPWKLPSDLKFFKDLTMATADPSKKNAVIMGRKTWESIPTKFRPLPGRLNVILTRSGSSDYATVENVVTCGSLDSSLELLASAPYSSTIEKAFLIGGGQVLRESLNASACEAIHLTDIESTIECDTFIPPIDPLVFHPWYSSSPVVENNIRHSFATFVRVRKSAEEANDSNPSELTSNDAKKEKFEIQNFSFLPKMIFEKHDEYQYLNLVQDILRSGARKNDRTGTGTISKFGCQMRFNLRKNFPLLTTKRVFWRGVLEELLWFISGSTNAKVLQEKNIRIWDGNASREYLDSIGLSQREEGDLGPVYGFQWRHFGAEYTDMHADYTGKGFDQLADVINKIKNNPDDRRIIMSAWNPTDLKKMALPPCHMFAQFYVENGELSCQMYQRSADMGLGVPFNIASYSLLTCMIAQVCDLSPGEFVHVMGDAHVYSTHVQALEEQLQKQPKPFPILKINPLKKDIDSFVASDFKLVSYDPHQKIEMKMAV from the exons ATGCTATCATCAAAGCTACTCAGCGCGCGAGCCGGCATCTCCACTCTATACACGACC GCCACACCATTTTTGAGCACGCGTACCACCACAATTTCTCATTGGACAAGGCATAAATCTCTTGAGGCCATCAACAAACTGAAGTCTTCCTGCTTCCATCAATCTCGAATGATGGCAGGTGTCACAAATGGCAATTCACACAGTGATATTCAGAGAAAATATCAAGTTGTGGTTGCTGCTACCCGTGAGATGGGCATTGGGAAGGACGGAGCATTGCCATGGAAGCTGCCTAGTGACCTTAAGTTTTTTAAGGATCTCACAATGGCTACAGCAGACCCATCAAAGAAAAATGCTGTTATAATGGGAAGGAAAACATGGGAAAGCATACCCACTAAGTTTAGGCCATTGCCCGGTCGCTTGAATGTTATACTGACTCGTTCGGGCAGTTCTGATTATGCAACTGTTGAAAATGTTGTCACCTGTGGAAGCTTGGATTCTTCCTTAGAACTACTAGCATCAGCTCCCTACAGCTCAACAATTGAGAAAGCTTTTCTAATAGGGGGTGGTCAGGTACTGAG GGAATCGCTAAATGCATCTGCATGTGAGGCCATCCATCTTACTGACATAGAGTCCACCATTGAGTGTGATACTTTCATTCCTCCTATTGATCCATTGGTCTTCCACCCATGGTATTCATCTTCTCCAGTTGTGGAGAACAACATTAGGCATTCTTTCGCGACCTTTGTTCGCGTTAGAAAGTCAGCGGAAGAGGCTAATGATTCAAATCCCAGTGAATTAACCAGCAATGATGCTAAGAAGGAAAAGTTTGAAATTCAGAATTTTTCCTTTCTACCAAAAATGATCTTCGAAAAGCATGATGAATATCAGTATCTCAATCTTGTTCAAGATATATTACGAAGTGGTGCTCGGAAAAATGACAGAACAGGAACAGGAACAATATCAAAATTTGGTTGTCAG atgCGGTTTAACTTGAGGAAGAATTTTCCATTACTTACAACAAAG AGGGTGTTTTGGCGTGGTGTTCTTGAAGAACTGTTGTGGTTCATCAGTGGCTCAACGAATGCAAAG GTTTTACAGGAAAAAAATATTCGTATATGGGATGGCAATGCGTCAAGGGAGTATCTTGACAG TATTGGTCTATCACAAAGAGAGGAGGGTGACTTGGGACCAGTTTATGGATTTCAGTGGAGACACTTCGGTGCTGA ATATACTGACATGCATGCTGATTATACGGGGAAAGGTTTTGATCAGTTAGCTGATGTCATTAACAAGATCAAGAATAACCCTGACGATAGGCGTATCATTATGTCTGCATGGAATCCAACAGATCTCAAGAAGATGGCACTTCCACCTTGCCACATGTTTGCACAG TTTTATGTCGAGAATGGAGAATTATCCTGTCAGATGTATCAACGTTCAGCTGACATGGGGCTTGGTGTACCATTCAACATTGCATCATATTCTCTTCTGACGTGTATGATTGCACAAGTTTGTG ATCTTTCTCCTGGAGAGTTTGTCCATGTGATGGGCGACGCCCATGTCTACAGCACGCACGTCCAAGCCTTGGAGGAACAACTTCAGAAGCAGCCCAAGCCATTTCCT ATTCTGAAGATAAACCCTCTGAAGAAGGATATAGACTCGTTCGTCGCGTCAGACTTCAAGCTGGTCTCCTACGATCCTCACCAGAAGATAGAGATGAAGATGGCAGTATAA
- the LOC119356870 gene encoding putative bifunctional dihydrofolate reductase-thymidylate synthase isoform X2, producing the protein MMAGVTNGNSHSDIQRKYQVVVAATREMGIGKDGALPWKLPSDLKFFKDLTMATADPSKKNAVIMGRKTWESIPTKFRPLPGRLNVILTRSGSSDYATVENVVTCGSLDSSLELLASAPYSSTIEKAFLIGGGQVLRESLNASACEAIHLTDIESTIECDTFIPPIDPLVFHPWYSSSPVVENNIRHSFATFVRVRKSAEEANDSNPSELTSNDAKKEKFEIQNFSFLPKMIFEKHDEYQYLNLVQDILRSGARKNDRTGTGTISKFGCQMRFNLRKNFPLLTTKRVFWRGVLEELLWFISGSTNAKVLQEKNIRIWDGNASREYLDSIGLSQREEGDLGPVYGFQWRHFGAEYTDMHADYTGKGFDQLADVINKIKNNPDDRRIIMSAWNPTDLKKMALPPCHMFAQFYVENGELSCQMYQRSADMGLGVPFNIASYSLLTCMIAQVCDLSPGEFVHVMGDAHVYSTHVQALEEQLQKQPKPFPILKINPLKKDIDSFVASDFKLVSYDPHQKIEMKMAV; encoded by the exons ATGATGGCAGGTGTCACAAATGGCAATTCACACAGTGATATTCAGAGAAAATATCAAGTTGTGGTTGCTGCTACCCGTGAGATGGGCATTGGGAAGGACGGAGCATTGCCATGGAAGCTGCCTAGTGACCTTAAGTTTTTTAAGGATCTCACAATGGCTACAGCAGACCCATCAAAGAAAAATGCTGTTATAATGGGAAGGAAAACATGGGAAAGCATACCCACTAAGTTTAGGCCATTGCCCGGTCGCTTGAATGTTATACTGACTCGTTCGGGCAGTTCTGATTATGCAACTGTTGAAAATGTTGTCACCTGTGGAAGCTTGGATTCTTCCTTAGAACTACTAGCATCAGCTCCCTACAGCTCAACAATTGAGAAAGCTTTTCTAATAGGGGGTGGTCAGGTACTGAG GGAATCGCTAAATGCATCTGCATGTGAGGCCATCCATCTTACTGACATAGAGTCCACCATTGAGTGTGATACTTTCATTCCTCCTATTGATCCATTGGTCTTCCACCCATGGTATTCATCTTCTCCAGTTGTGGAGAACAACATTAGGCATTCTTTCGCGACCTTTGTTCGCGTTAGAAAGTCAGCGGAAGAGGCTAATGATTCAAATCCCAGTGAATTAACCAGCAATGATGCTAAGAAGGAAAAGTTTGAAATTCAGAATTTTTCCTTTCTACCAAAAATGATCTTCGAAAAGCATGATGAATATCAGTATCTCAATCTTGTTCAAGATATATTACGAAGTGGTGCTCGGAAAAATGACAGAACAGGAACAGGAACAATATCAAAATTTGGTTGTCAG atgCGGTTTAACTTGAGGAAGAATTTTCCATTACTTACAACAAAG AGGGTGTTTTGGCGTGGTGTTCTTGAAGAACTGTTGTGGTTCATCAGTGGCTCAACGAATGCAAAG GTTTTACAGGAAAAAAATATTCGTATATGGGATGGCAATGCGTCAAGGGAGTATCTTGACAG TATTGGTCTATCACAAAGAGAGGAGGGTGACTTGGGACCAGTTTATGGATTTCAGTGGAGACACTTCGGTGCTGA ATATACTGACATGCATGCTGATTATACGGGGAAAGGTTTTGATCAGTTAGCTGATGTCATTAACAAGATCAAGAATAACCCTGACGATAGGCGTATCATTATGTCTGCATGGAATCCAACAGATCTCAAGAAGATGGCACTTCCACCTTGCCACATGTTTGCACAG TTTTATGTCGAGAATGGAGAATTATCCTGTCAGATGTATCAACGTTCAGCTGACATGGGGCTTGGTGTACCATTCAACATTGCATCATATTCTCTTCTGACGTGTATGATTGCACAAGTTTGTG ATCTTTCTCCTGGAGAGTTTGTCCATGTGATGGGCGACGCCCATGTCTACAGCACGCACGTCCAAGCCTTGGAGGAACAACTTCAGAAGCAGCCCAAGCCATTTCCT ATTCTGAAGATAAACCCTCTGAAGAAGGATATAGACTCGTTCGTCGCGTCAGACTTCAAGCTGGTCTCCTACGATCCTCACCAGAAGATAGAGATGAAGATGGCAGTATAA
- the LOC119356868 gene encoding NEDD8 ultimate buster 1-like: MASGEASASASASAPPPADRIRVVGAWAGPLEVELGAWTVPMLRAEVARRAGDVEPDRVGLIFGGRVLKDDPAGVSLQQAGLKGNAKVLSTLSSPDRGKALAAEAAAAAAEEEHSNKLVRLWDAAQALSQRHSDGSLLDENFNIALEDQSGQKVMFGSADDMKALKMALMLHQKAKVLIKKNMYKEALDVLMMSEEAFALCDNKLIERVDNVPMLQLDIVWCYFMLRDVSRLEVAGARLNKARVGFELSHGKDSTRFRLLQAARHADLALYVRLELLEGVVAYYNGNTEKARGSLSSAQSKYMQLQVPDEAIAMLTDMGYDARASKRALKMTGYDIQSSVDLLCEEREKKIRRREQDIETQREIMEQRRYGKTPMNKAVDMQKLKGLTTIGFEKYLAAEALRINENDAEKALDLLTNPELNCALQSKIQSRRKRPLHVLGAGPLGAGAAAAVAATAGGNAPPQIPDLNAAEGDNQEQLVNNEEEAANNEAEALPNDAEAGANLEAVNQDQDMGDEEEEDLVEEEAGASHAQGPVRDVAMENELANELTGDALDDYDIDVANEGQAIAEYLSLLESAAAAAAGSS, translated from the exons ATGGCGTCCGGCGAGGCATCGGCATCGGCATCGGCGTCGGCGCCCCCGCCGGCGGATCGAATCCGCGTGGTCGGCGCGTGGGCCGGCCCCTTGGAGGTGGAGCTGGGCGCCTGGACGGTGCCGATGCTGCGGGCGGAGGTGGCGCGGCGGGCCGGGGACGTGGAGCCCGACCGCGTCGGCCTCATCTTCGGCGGCCGCGTGCTCAAGGACGACCCCGCCGGCGTCTCGCTGCAGCAGGCCGGCCTCAAGGGCAACGCCAAGGTGCTCTCCACCCTCTCCTCCCCCGATCGCGGCAAGGCCCTCGCCGCcgaggccgccgccgcggccgcggaGGAGGAGCACTCCAACAAGCTCGTCAGGCTCTG GGATGCTGCACAAGCATTATCTCAAAGGCATTCAGATGGCTCTCTCCTTGATGAAAACTTCAACATAGCTCTCGAGGACCAGAGCGGACAAAAAGTGATGTTTGGATCTGCAGATGATATGAA GGCTTTGAAGATGGCTCTAATGCTTCATCAAAAGGCAAAAGTTCTTATCAAGAAGAACATGTATAAGGAGGCACTGGATGTTTTGATGATGTCCGAG GAAGCCTTCGCTCTTTGTGACAATAAACTCATTGAG AGAGTTGATAATGTGCCAATGCTTCAACTGGATATAGTCTGGTGCTATTTCATGCTTCGTGATGTATCACGCTTAGAAGTTGCAGGGGCTCGCCTAAACAAGGCTAGGGTAGGATTTGAACTCTCACACGGTAAAGATTCCACGCGCTTCAGATTACTCCAGGCAGCCCGTCATGCAGATCTGGCTCT CTATGTAAGGCTGGAGCTTTTGGAAGGAGTGGTAGCATATTATAATGGTAATACCGAAAAGGCACGTGGCTCTCTCAGTTCTGCACAATCTAAATACATGCAG CTGCAAGTACCAGATGAAGCTATAGCAATGTTAACGGATATGGGCTATGACGCACGAGCATCAAAAAGAGCACTAAAGATGACTGGCTACGATATTCAATCTTCTGTTGATCTCTTATGTGAGGAGCGTGAAAAGAAAATTCGTAGAAGGGAGCAGGACATCGAGACACAGAGAGAGATAAT GGAACAAAGGAGATATGGTAAAACTCCCATGAACAAGGCAGTTGATATGCAGAAGTTGAAAGGCTTGACTACTATCGG GTTTGAGAAGTACCTTGCTGCAGAAGCACTCCGCATAAATGAAAATGACGCTGAGAAAGCGTTAGATCTTTTGACAAATCCTGAACTGAACTGTGCCCTACAA AGTAAAATTCAGTCAAGGAGGAAACGACCACTTCATG TCTTGGGTGCAGGACCATTGggagccggggctgctgctgctgtGGCTGCCACAGCGGGGGGTAATGCCCCACCACAGATCCCAGATCTAAATGCTGCCGAGGGCGACAATCAGGAGCAGCTTGTGAACAACGAAGAAGAAGCTGCGAACAACGAGGCAGAAGCTTTGCCCAACGACGCAGAAGCTGGGGCCAATTTAGAAGCTGTGAACCAAGATCAAGACATGggcgacgaagaggaggaggatttGGTCGAGGAAGAAGCGGGCGCGAGTCATGCGCAAGGTCCGGTCAGGGACGTGGCGATGGAGAACGAGCTCGCCAACGAGCTGACAGGTGATGCCCTGGACGACTATGACATTGACGTCGCCAATGAAGGGCAGGCCATCGCGGAGTACCTGAGCCTTCTGGAGtctgccgccgctgctgctgctggtagCTCTTGA
- the LOC119356871 gene encoding autophagy-related protein 101-like isoform X1, whose amino-acid sequence MNCETCHLNELELEPLEIKDVLRCILHTIFFHRTLTLVRPKDVDCDLFEITYVQCGLAELEKEVDEKINQFIAWAEKHPNRKSQVCLSFFDEKNKHPGWFSSKTERVFWEQWFINLHVTSPKGQGKSRGSKAPANTKGQALEETSSRRDALSLLIQEVLFQIINYANEKKDHIPPISDRIFNHEILVPR is encoded by the exons ATGAACTGCGAGACGTGCCACCTCAACGAACTG GAGCTGGAGCCGCTGGAGATCAAAGACGTGCTGCGAT GCATCTTGCACACTATATTCTTTCATCGAACCCTCACTCTTGTCCGGCCCAAGGATGTTGACTGCGACCTCTTTGAGATCACATAT GTTCAATGTGGACTTGCAGAACTAGAAAAGGAGGTTGATGAAAAGATCAACCAGTTCATTGCTTGGGCAGAAAAGCATCCAAATCGGAAAAGCCAG GTGTGCCTCTCTTTCTTCGATGAGAAGAACAAGCACCCAGGCTGGTTCAGCAGCAAGACTGAGAGGGTTTTCTGGGAACAATGGTTCATCAATTTGCATGTCACAAGCCCTAAAGGGCAAGGCAAATCACGTGGCTCCAAAGCACCGGCAAATACTAAAG GACAAGCATTGGAAGAGACCAGCTCAAGACGTGATGCGCTAAGCTTGCTGATCCAAGAAGTCCTGTTCCAGATCATTAACTACGCCAATGAGAAAAAAGACCATATTCCTCCAATCTCCGACAGAATATTCAATCATGAGATTTTGGTCCCCAG GTGA